A window of Piliocolobus tephrosceles isolate RC106 chromosome 13, ASM277652v3, whole genome shotgun sequence contains these coding sequences:
- the FOSL1 gene encoding fos-related antigen 1: MFRDFGEPGPSSGNGGGYGGPAQHPAAAQAAQQKFHLVPSINTMSGSQELQWMVQPHFLGPSSYPRPLTYPQYSPPQPRPGVIRALGPPPGVRRRPCEQVGL, from the exons ATGTTCCGAGACTTCGGGGAACCAGGCCCGAGCTCCGGGAACGGCGGCGGGTATGGCGGCCCCGCGCAGCACCCGGCCGCAGCGCAGGCAGCCCAGCAG AAGTTCCACCTCGTGCCAAGCATCAACACCATGAGTGGCAGTCAGGAGCTGCAGTGGATGGTACAGCCTCATTTCCTGGGGCCCAGCAGTTACCCCAGGCCTCTGACCTACCCTCAGTACAGCCCCCCACAACCCCGGCCAGGAGTCATTCGGGCCCTGGGGCCGCCTCCAGGGGTACGTCGAAGACCTTGTGAACAG GTAGGGCTGTGA